The following DNA comes from Dehalococcoidia bacterium.
CGTCACGTTGGCGCCCACCGCCTCGACCACACCGCAGGCCTCGTGACCCATGGGCAGCGCGGGCACGCCCTGCGGCATCGGGAACTCGTCGAGAATATGCACGTCCGAACCGCAGATCGTACTCAGCGTCGTGCGGATTACCGCCTGGTCCGAACCTGGCGCAGCGATCGGCAGTTCGGCAAGCGCGAGCTGACCCATGCCGGTCTTGACGACGGTCTGCGATGCGGGCATGGCGGAACCTCGGGGATCAGGGATTAGCGGGCAGGCGCCAGGGAAGAGTATAGGGCGCAGATCGCCGTCGGCACGAGCCGGCCGGCGGTTGCCGGCGTCGCTGCCGCGCCGTCTCGGCAGATCCCCCGGCACACCCGCGAGATCGGAGCCGCGTACTCACATGCCCAGCGTGGTGGGCAGCGCGGCGGGCCAGAAAAGCACGGCCGCGCCCCAGGCGATCAACGCGACCGCGGCGACCGGCGCCAGCATGCGCCCGAAGGGCAGCGCCTTCTCCGCGAAGACGAGCGCGGTAAGCGCCGCCATCGCCGCGATGTTCATCACGCCGAGCGGGAAGAGCAGCGCGAACAGCAGCCAGCAGCAGCCCAGGCAGTAGGCGCCGTGCTCCAGCCCCATGCGCACGGCACCGCCGCGGCCGTCGCGCCACGAGGTAGCGATGAAGGAGAGCGGCGTACGGCACTTCGAGAGGCAGCGGCCCTTCAGCGGCGAGAGCTGGTACAGCCCCGCCAGGATCAGCACCACGCCGCCGATGCGCGCCGCATGATCCATCAGCCAGGGTGAGCGGCCGGCCAGCCGGTCGGCGGCGGTGGCGAGCAGGAAGGCGACGATGCCGGCGCCCGTCCAGACGAGCAGGTAGGCGCCGGTGAAGATCCAGGCGGGCACGAAGGGCCGGCCACGCTCGCGGCGCGCGGCGTGCACGCGAGCGAAGGCCAGGATCATCGGCGCCGAGGCGGGGAACATCATCGCCGCCATCATCGCCACCCAGGTCGCGATGAAGAGCGGTGCGGCCATGCCCATCGTCAGGCTGGCGCTCATGCTGTTCGTGGTCGCCGACTGCCAGATCACCACGGCCCAGCAGGCCGCGGCCAGCGCCAGCAGCGAGCCGAGGATCAGCGCCCGCTGGCGGGCGAGCAGCGGCGGGGCGGGGGCAGTGGCGGCCACGCCGGTCACGCCTGCCAGTTGAAGGGAGCGAAGTGGCCGTTCTTGCCGGCGTTGTCGAAGTCGAAGGCGGCGTCTTTGAAGCGGGCCGTGCCGCCGGCGCGGGCGAGGGCAAGGTCCGAGTTCGCCGGGTGGCCGGCATTCGTCAGCACCATCGTGCTGCCCGCGAAACCCGGCAGACCGCTGACCGACTGCTCGCCGAAGCCATCGATCCGCAGCGTGCGCGTCTCGCCGTCCATGCCGAACTCGATGCGGGCGCTGTGCGCGCCGAGATACTCCGGCGCCAGGCCGCTCACCGCCTCCGGCGGGCCGCCGGCCTTGCCGCTGAAGATCGCCTCCAGGGTCTCGCGCTGCTGCCCACTGGCGGCGGCGTCGAGGTACAGCTCGCGCCGGCCCTTGCCCTCGGCCATCGGCCCGTCCGCCTGCAGGGCGATCACCGCCGTGAGGCCGGCGAGATCGAGGCCGTCGGCCGCGCCGCGATCGATGTGGAAGGCGAGCACCGCGTCGCAGTGGCCCTGCGTCGGCCGGGCCGTCG
Coding sequences within:
- a CDS encoding DUF2182 domain-containing protein, producing the protein MAATAPAPPLLARQRALILGSLLALAAACWAVVIWQSATTNSMSASLTMGMAAPLFIATWVAMMAAMMFPASAPMILAFARVHAARRERGRPFVPAWIFTGAYLLVWTGAGIVAFLLATAADRLAGRSPWLMDHAARIGGVVLILAGLYQLSPLKGRCLSKCRTPLSFIATSWRDGRGGAVRMGLEHGAYCLGCCWLLFALLFPLGVMNIAAMAALTALVFAEKALPFGRMLAPVAAVALIAWGAAVLFWPAALPTTLGM
- a CDS encoding DUF1326 domain-containing protein; this translates as MAWQLSGQYFETCSCDVLCPCVTSQATARPTQGHCDAVLAFHIDRGAADGLDLAGLTAVIALQADGPMAEGKGRRELYLDAAASGQQRETLEAIFSGKAGGPPEAVSGLAPEYLGAHSARIEFGMDGETRTLRIDGFGEQSVSGLPGFAGSTMVLTNAGHPANSDLALARAGGTARFKDAAFDFDNAGKNGHFAPFNWQA